One Castanea sativa cultivar Marrone di Chiusa Pesio chromosome 4, ASM4071231v1 DNA window includes the following coding sequences:
- the LOC142631512 gene encoding uncharacterized protein LOC142631512 yields MVQKRRFDDDDDEIFEVSSKLPRQLEDNNQLVSFSESVFPGNASQVPQTLEGGFLKGNIEVDEKLSDIFTDLPRSSEDNEAIVPGSTSISSWATSSTSEEYFRSEAPVHVSFFPEYFYAERPTKTLANCDDAYSILLDYPPRKPVPTGPNHQADIPAWSSQYTKSTSTYLGTPEAVSDSDLTVRDEDEKRLMGTCVIPMPDLDLSVCNGDNVGNGRIDCSCEDGGSVRCVRQHITEARHKLIKNVGQEIFVELGFSDMGEHVAQKWSEEEEDLFNEIVFSNPASLHKNFWKNLPSAFPYRTKKEIVSYYFNVFMLRRRAEQNRCNPMNIDSDNDEWHGSDDYGDNERGVTEEDEDSVVESPFCHNNPVYDRIREDDLQEYDEDSADGTCDDDKKANVVSGEGVTNISETNPKKLLDNCASIPTVQLQDKTSWDERGDEEVQDDSCLSSDTGVASQGIQAKSENGSHWSSSGSVNGLSSGVGHEYIMEPCDNKVWDAGFMTCPKNKVDLLPTCSMIEEIFGDGSWK; encoded by the exons ATGGTACAGAAAAGGcgttttgatgatgatgatgatgaaataTTTGAGGTTTCTTCCAAGCTTCCAAGACAATTGGAAGACAATAATCAGCTAGTTTCGTTTTCGGAATCTGTTTTTCCTGGAAATGCTTCCCAGGTCCCTCAAACATTAG AGGGTGGATTCCTTAAAGGCAATATTGAAGTTGATGAGAAGCTCAGTGACATTTTTACTGATCTTCCAAGAAGTAGTGAGGACAATGAAGCCATTGTTCCTGGCTCCACTTCCATCTCCTCCTGGGCAACCAGTAGTACAAGTGAAGAATATTTTCGGTCAGAGGCACCAGTTCATGTATCTTTTTTCCCAGAATATTTTTATGCTGAGCGTCCTACAAAGACATTAGCTAACTGTGACGATGCCTATTCTATACTTTTGGATTATCCTCCTCGGAAACCTGTTCCTACTGGACCCAACCATCAAGCTGATATTCCAGCATGGAGTTCACAGTACACCAAGAGCACTTCAACTTATTTAGGCACACCTGAAGCAGTTTCAGACTCTGACCTCACTGTTAGGGATGAAGATGAGAAGAGACTGATGGGGACCTGTGTCATTCCAATGCCTGATTTGGATTTATCTGTGTGCAATGGTGACAATGTTGGTAATGGTAGAATTGATTGCAGCTGTGAGGATGGGGGTTCTGTTAGATGTGTCCGACAGCACATTACAGAAGCAAGACATAAACTTATAAAGAATGTTGGGCAAGAAATATTTGTGGAGTTGGGGTTTTCTGACATGGGAGAGCATGTGGCACAGAAATGGAGTGAGGAGGAGGAAgatttatttaatgaaattgtCTTCTCAAATCCAGCATCATTGCACAAGAATTTCTGGAAGAATCTCCCTAGTGCCTTCCCCTACCGAACCAAAAAGGAGATTGTCAGTTACTACTTCAATGTTTTTATGCTTCGAAGGAGGGCTGAGCAAAACAGATGCAACCCAATGAACATCGACAGTGACAATGATGAATGGCATGGGAGTGATGATTATGGTGACAATGAACGTGGAGTGACAGAGGAGGATGAGGATTCTGTTGTTGAGTCTCCTTTTTGCCACAACAATCCTGTTTATGATCGGATCAGGGAGGATGATTTGCAAGAGTACGATGAGGATTCTGCAGATGGAACTTGTGATGATGACAAAAAGGCAAATGTTGTTAGTGGAGAGGGTGTCACTAATATTTCAGAAACAAACCCAAAGAAGTTGCTTGACAACTGTGCTTCCATTCCCACAGTTCAGCTCCAGGATAAAACTTCTTGGGATGAAAGGGGAGATGAGGAAGTCCAAGATGATTCATGCTTGTCTTCGGACACTGGGGTTGCCTCACAAGGAATTCAGGCGAAGTCTGAAAATGGCAGTCACTGGTCGAGTAGTGGTAGTGTTAACGGGTTAAGCAGTGGGGTTGGCCATGAATACATCATGGAGCCTTGTGACAATAAAGTTTGGGATGCTGGGTTTATGACTTGCCCCAAGAATAAAGTTGACTTGTTGCCAACTTGCAGCATGATTGAAGAGATTTTTGGAGATGGATCGTGGAAATAG